The genomic DNA GACTACACTATTTTAGTAAAATGGATCCCAGTTATGGCATCAAATATAGTTAAATTTAACTTTAGCGTCTATTCCAAACGTTATCggtttctaaatattttatttagacaTTCTCTTTTTATACCAGGTAACTAGGGAACTACTTACTACTTGAGCCATGAAGTAAACTCTCAGCACTCTTCTCCTCCTCCTACTAAGAAAGTGAGAGCAGAGGCACTGAGTCTCTGGTTTTTCTCACTTTCTCCTGTTGTTTTCCCTTTCTCCTCTCTCACAATGAATCCCAAAAGTCTCTTAAAATGATTATAGACGAAGACCCCACTAGAGAAACAGAGTTAATGGTCTAGCCCACCCAATTCAACACCCTCATTACCATGTGTTATTCTAATAACTATACTTGCTTTTCTCAGTAATACATCTTACTATTCGCTAGCAGCGTTCAGCGATGTTAGATGTAGATCATTCTCGGCGAAAACCAACCCAGACTcatccttctccttctccttctgcATCAGCCATGCTTCGCAGGACCTGCATTGTCCTAATCTCTCTTCTAAGCTCACTTTCTGCACTTGCTACGCCAATGCAGAACCTCACCCTCCTCGGTCAACATCCAGACCCCGAAGCTGTTGTCCAAGAAGTTCAAAGGTATTGAACAAACCATCTTCATCTCTCTGGGCTAAGGCTTTTGCTCCTTTTCTCCTCTTCCACTCTGTTTGTCAGGGTTTTTCATCTGGGCCACCCTGCATTTTGGGTTTCATTTTGCATCATTTTTTCAAaggttttttccatttttttcttttttttttttattccttagttTCCAATGTGAAATGCtacatttttttcccaaaaaaataatttgaaagttAAAGGGTAGCCGGTCGCTTCGGCATTGCCTCTGTCCGCATTTCCTAcatttttcacatatttttttcaatcatttgtTCTTCATTCCGTTTGATCTTTTACAATTATTGGTAGATAATTTGAACTTTGTCAATTCTATCTACATTTGCATTCGTTTCGAGAGCAGAAGAGTAAATGTGTCATTGTCAAGAAGACAAACACTAGAAGTGTCCCAAAGCGACCAGTCCTCATGCGTCACGGGAAACCCCATAGACGACTGCTGGAGGTGCGACCCCAACTGGGAAGCCGACCGCCAACGCCTCGCCGACTGCGCCATTGGCTTCGGCCAGTACGCCCTCGGCGGCAAAGGCGGTCAGATCTACGTCGTCACCGACTCCTCCGACCACGACGCCGTCACCCCTCGCCCCGGCACACTCCGCTACGCCGTCATCCAGTCCGACCCTCTCTGGATCGTCTTTGCCACCAACATGCTCATCAAACTCTCCCAGGAGCTCATCTTCAACAGCTACAAAACCCTAGACGGCCGCGGCGCCAACGTCCACATCGTCGGCGGCGGTTGCATCACTCTCCAGTACATCAGTAACGTCATCATCCACAACATCCACATCCACCATTGCGTGCAGTCGGGCGAGGCTAACGTGCGGTCGAGCCCAACACACTACGGGTGGCGCACACTGTCGGACGGTGATGGAATATCGATATTCGGATCACGAGACATATGGATCGACCACTGTTCGTTGTCCCATTGTAAAGACGGTTTGATCGATGCCGTGATGGGTTCCACAGGCATAACAATATCCAACAACTTTTTCTCGCATCACGATGAGGTGATGCTGTTAGGTCACAGCGATTCGTATGTGCCCGATTCAGGGATGCAAGTCACTATAGCATTTAATCACTTTGGTGAGCAGCTGGTGCAGCGGATGCCTAGGTGCAGACGCGGCTATATACACGTGGTCAACAATGATTTTACTCGTTGGGAGATGTATGCTATTGGGGGTAGCGGTAGCCCCACCATCAACAGCCAGGGGAATCGCTATACCGCGCCGTCCAATCGCAACGCCAAGGAGGTACATTCTTCAATTCAATGTTTGGAAATTCAAAAGAGTTTGAGATTAGGGAAAGAGTTTtcaatcttttatatttaaattaattttttctcaaGTGAGCACTAAAGCCATTTGtttagaaaaatatgatttcttgAAGATGCATATGTGTTTATTGGGGAAGAAATGGGAGTGGGGTGAATGGTGGGTGGAGATGGGGTAGTAATGATGGGGAGTTTGAATGAACGTGGCATAGGTGACGAAGCGCGTGGATACGGATGAGAAGAAGTGGAGGGACTGGAATTGGAGGAGCGAGGGGGACATATTGGTGAACGGAGCCTTCTTCATTGCATCAGGTGAAACCGTTGAGGTTCTCTACGAAAAAGCCTACAGCGTGGAGCCCAAATCTGCTGCCCTCATTGATCAACTTACCACTAACGCCGGTGTCCTCGGTGGCAGGtctcttttcctctttcttttactttccAGTTTCCACTAAATATCACTCAAATCCCCTTTACCTTTTCACATCTCATTAACTCTCTCCCCTTTAACTTTCGTACCCAACCCGAAAAGTCTATGGGCTGGGCCTAACCCAAACCTTCCCATTGGACCGAATTTTGGAAAGTTGGGTTGGtttgttttaactttttaacGATAATAATTTTATGTGATTGACTTGATtgctaattaaaaaatgaatgaacAAACGACAAAGAAGTTGAAATGGTATGTTCATGGATGTGCAGCGGCAACAACCTTGGAACGTGGAGGACAGAACGAAGTGGTGGGGGATATGGTTTTGGTGATGACTACTCCGAGAATATGTTGAGCGGCTCACCATCCTCCTTTGCCCTTTCTTCCACTCTCCTTCCTCCTTTATTTCTCTTATCTTCCTTTCTACTCTTGTACCTCTAACCCCATCTTCTTGTGATAATGAATCATTTTTCTGTACTGTTATTTGCATTGACTCTTTTAAGTCGTAACTATGTCATACCGATCCATCCGACTCCTCTCTCTTTACTCATTCTTCTTAAacttaaacaaaaagaaagaaagaggatagTTGAGAtgttgttttctcttttctgcTGGGATATAACCAGATATGTCGCACTCTCTTAACTTTAACTGAAAACCAGATGCTTGTACACGTAATCGGATCAAGTTCTTAACATTTGCCGCAAAGCAATCTGTTTTCTATTGCCCAATACCCTAATATGATGTAGAACTTACCGGTATCCGATAATGGTTTACTCAGAGAACAGAGGTTGAAAAGCAGGGCAACAGGGTGAACACTGACCACAACTGATACATAGCATGTTTTTTAATTGAGAAAGATATTGTATTATATTCACATTATTTTGTTACTTGGGCTGAGATAACCTTGTCTCCACCCAcaaaggaaactttcctttcaaATATTGAACAACTTGTTTGCGACTGTGGGAAGGAAGACCTATGCtttcttttatctctctttTCAAATCTAAAGCATAGAGAACAGGGAGAAGTGTGTTTCTAGTCATACATTtgagaggaaaacaaaaaaaataaaatataaaatctctataaataatttaaatttcatagaCTCTAGAGTAAAGATAGTAccgaaatgataaaaaatagttCCTATATACTATTAAAagatagtatttttaataaaaaaaatttggattttacaaaatttggttcaattttatttaccttttttctttaatactgAACAACATGTTTGTGAGTGACCACCAGTGCATGCATGGAAGATAGAAGCTAGCTATATGGTTCCGGAAGACCTAGGTTTTGTTATGGAATGTATGTGGTCCCTTTTTTGGATAGatttgtctctttttttttaactagCCAATGATATCTACCAAGGCTTGTTCAATTCACGTCGGATCCATCTTGTCGTTTTAGAAAAGGGAAATGGTTATGGGGAGAATTTTTCTTTACTAGTGCAGAAGGCATATGACATGTAGTAAGAACTACTGATCAGTTCATATGGGTGACCCTTTTGTCTTATTTAAAAAAGGGTAAGGGTGATGGACTCATGGGTTGATCTTATATTACTAGTATATGTCATCTACAATGACCTGTTCAGATCTTGTTGGGGCTTCTTCAGTTATAGGCCAAGTAGTCAGCCATGGTTGCCAATTGGAAAACATTATCTTCTATCTTGTGATTATGCTGACCAACTTTGTGGCCCATAGAGACTATAAGGAACATATTTATTATAGGATTTCTTAGTCAGAAACTCTCTCTGACTCGACAAAAGCAATGACACTTGGGGGTCTCATACTTTGAATGTTAAGTTGTTGATTTggacaataatttaaaaaatcttcCACTAGGTATCCAACTTGTTTGCAACTGGACGCTACTAAACCAGTTTGGTCCATTGTAGAGGACATTGAGGGAACTTCATTTGTATGATCTGTCTGGATTTATTCTTTGGCTTCTAAAGCTACGATGGTAGTAGTATTAGAATCACTTACACCTTCAATTTTACATTCACCCTAAACTACGTCTTGTTGTAAGTCTATTATCacgaagattgaaaaaaaattcatataccgcatttaataatgtttttatttgtagtacttttaataaaagtatttttagaaaaattatctatcaaatgttttttcaataaacactataattaatttttttgattttttaaaagttttttttgacatctaatttttttcaaaaacatattttatgttaaaaatatt from Vitis riparia cultivar Riparia Gloire de Montpellier isolate 1030 chromosome 8, EGFV_Vit.rip_1.0, whole genome shotgun sequence includes the following:
- the LOC117919641 gene encoding probable pectate lyase 12, yielding MLDVDHSRRKPTQTHPSPSPSASAMLRRTCIVLISLLSSLSALATPMQNLTLLGQHPDPEAVVQEVQRRVNVSLSRRQTLEVSQSDQSSCVTGNPIDDCWRCDPNWEADRQRLADCAIGFGQYALGGKGGQIYVVTDSSDHDAVTPRPGTLRYAVIQSDPLWIVFATNMLIKLSQELIFNSYKTLDGRGANVHIVGGGCITLQYISNVIIHNIHIHHCVQSGEANVRSSPTHYGWRTLSDGDGISIFGSRDIWIDHCSLSHCKDGLIDAVMGSTGITISNNFFSHHDEVMLLGHSDSYVPDSGMQVTIAFNHFGEQLVQRMPRCRRGYIHVVNNDFTRWEMYAIGGSGSPTINSQGNRYTAPSNRNAKEVTKRVDTDEKKWRDWNWRSEGDILVNGAFFIASGETVEVLYEKAYSVEPKSAALIDQLTTNAGVLGGSGNNLGTWRTERSGGGYGFGDDYSENMLSGSPSSFALSSTLLPPLFLLSSFLLLYL